CTCAAGAGTATAGTAGTAATATTTCTGTATCTGCTTATGAACAAATAATGGTTTGGCATTACAGATTGGGCCATCCTAGTTTTATTTATCTAAAACATTTGTTTCCTTTGCTGTTTAAGAATGTGAACCCCCTGAAACTGAAATGTGAAAGTTGTTTGCTTGCTAAAAGTGAACGAAAATCTTATGTCCCAAGGCCTTATTTACCATCAaaaccattttatttgtttcataGTGATGTTTGGGGACCCTCAAGGGTTACTACTGTTTCGGGAAAAAGGTGGTTTGTAACATTCATAGACGACCATACTCGTCTATGTTGGGTATACTTAATGCATAAGAAGTCAGAAGTCGCaaccatttttcaaaatttctataacatgatagaaaatcaatttcaaaCAAAAGCAAGTATTTTGCGGTCTGATAATGGAACAGAGTATTATAATAGTATCCTTGGAacattttttgaagaaaaagggATTTTACATCAGTCTTCTTGCACTGATACCCCCGAACAAAATGGCATTGCCGAGCGTAAAAACAAACATCTGTTGGAAGTCGCTCGTGCCATGATGTTTTATATGAacttaccaaaatatttttggggggATGCTGTTTTAACAGCATCATACCTAATTAATAGGATGCCTTCTAAGGTCTTACAATATAGTACTCCTTTAgagtgttttaaaaaaaatttccctgAATCAAGAGTTAATTCAGATTTGCCTTTAAAAATATTTGGTTGCACTGCTTATGTGCATATTCCAAAGAAATCTTAGTCCAAGTTGGATCCTAGGGCCGAAAAATGTGTCTTTGTTGGTTATGCTCCAAATCAAAAAGGGTACAAATTCTTTAATCCTGTCACACGGAAAGTCTTTGTCACTATGGATGCAACCTTTTTGGAAGGTCTTCCTTTCTTTAACAAACCTTTGATTCAGGGGGAGAATTCTAGTGAATCAAATTTTTGGGAAACTGAAGCTTTACCaactataatttttgaaacagatAAGGAAACGAAGATCCCTCAATTTGATAGTGCAGAAACTGATATTGGTTTATCAGATATGGAAATATTACGACGAGAAAAAAATCGTTCCAATCTTGAGCCTGTGGTATACACTAGgagaaatattttcaaaaaggGTGAAGGTCCATTGATGAGTCCAGCTCCTGTTCATGAGAAGTCCTCGAGGGAAGTCTGTCCAAATACATCAGGTAATACTtcacctttcttttcttctgctGTTCCAGAATCTGACCCAGTTTTAAACCTTCCTACTCAAGAATCTGATCTTGATCTTCCCATTGCCATTAGGAAAGGAACCCGTACTTGTACTAGACATCCAATTTCCAAATATGTGTCCTATGATAACCTTTCCCCTAAATATAGAGCCTTTACCACTGAAATTTCAAAACTTGTGATTCCTAGAAACATTAAAGAAGCGTTGGTTGATCAGAACTGGAAATCTGCAGTGTTTGAAGAGATGGAAGCATTGAGGAAGAATGATACATGGGATGTGGTGGAGTTGCCTAGGGAGAAAAAGATTGTTGGGTGCAAATGGGTGTTTACAGTTAAAAGCAAAGCAGATGGTACTGTAGAAAGGTACAAGGCCAGATTAGTTGCGAAGGGTTTTACACAAACCCATGGTATAGATTATCAAGAAACATTTGCCCCTGTTGCCAAGATAAATTCTATTCGGGTCCTTTTATCTCTTGCTATTAATGCAAATTGGCCATTGTACCAACTTGATGTGAAAAATGCCTTTCTTAATGGAGACCTAGAAGAGGAGGTGTTTATGAGTCTTCCTCCAGGTTTTGTAGACAAATATGGTGTTGGAAAAGTTTGCAAACTGAAGAAATCTCTTTATGGACTTAAACAATCACCAAGAGCTTGGTTTGAACGCTTCAGCAAAGTGGTTAAAAAATTTGGTTTCTTACAAAGTCAGGCTGACCATACTTTGTTTTATAGGcattcaaaagaaggtaaagttgCAATTTTAATTGTATACGTTGATGACATTATTTTAACAGGGGATGATTGTGGAGGATTagagaatttgaagaagtttctgGCCAAGGAATTCGAAATCAAGGACTTGGGAAACTTAAAGTATTTTCTCGGGATGGAGTTTGCACGATCCAAGGAGGGAATTGTTGTAAGTCAAAAGAAGTATGTGCTTGATTTGCTCAAAGAGACAGGTATGATGGGATGCAGGCCAGCTGAAACTCCCATGGAGCCAAATTTGAAACTTCAACCAGCTAGTGTAGAGAAAGTAAGAGACAGAGAAAAGTTTCAAAGACTAGTTGGAagacttatttatttatcacaCACTCGGCCTGACATAGCATTTCCAGTAAGTATTGTAAGTCAGTTCATGCATTCACCAGGCTCAGAGCACTTTGAAGCAATTCATAGAATCCTAAGGTACCTAAAGGGAACACCTGGCAAAGGTATTTTCTTTAAGGCACGAGGACATCTTCAAGTTGAAGCCTATACCGATGCGGATTGGGCTGGATGTATAACAGATAGAAGATCAACTTCTGGCTATTGTACGTATGTGGGAGGTAATTTGGTAACTTGGAGAAGTAAGAAGCAGAATGTTGTGGCAAGGAGCAGTGCAGAAGCAGAGTTCCGGGCTGTTGCTCAAGGTATTTGTGAAGTGATATGGATTAGAAGAATATTACAGGAGTTGAAGGTTTCAGAAGTACTTCCTATGAAATTGTATTGTGACAATAAAGCGGCTATTTCTATTGCTCACAATCCAGTTCTTCATGACCGAACGAAACATGTTGAAGTAGATAAGCACTTCatcaaagaaaaaatagaaggaGGTGTAGTCTGCATGACCTATGTGCCAACTAGAGACCAAGTGGCAGATCTGCTTACAAAGAGTCTTCCCAAAAAACAGTTTGATTTGTTAGTGAGCAAGCTGGTGATGAAAGATATCTTCAAAccagcttgagggggagtgtgggaaaatctgtatttttgggAAGTAGAATATTGAGTGTgggaaaatctgtatttttgggAAGTAGAATATTGAGTAATAAAACCGTGTAAATTAGGAGAGATTAGAGGAGCTAAATTGGGGTAAAATCTTATTCCTAGGATTAAGGATATAATTGTGTATAGTTTCCTAATATAGGCTGAAACCTGTTGTATATATTCTTTTGAatcaatgaaataaattattcccctaattcattattttcaagtcttatttataatatttttaaattatgggttaaataccaaaaagtCCCTTGGTCGTCAAATGTTCAACATAACTTCCTATAGTTCGGAAACCTATATTTTAACTCCTCGTAATTTTAactaaattgaaatttgaacaGAAACTGTATAAATTAACAATTGCATGCGCAATATTAGAATTGTCCTTTATAAATAATAGgattaaataccaaaaaccaCTTTGTGATTTGCTATTTGTTCAACTTAATTTCCTATGGTACAGGAACCTATACTTTTGCTCTTCATGTTAAACAATCTCAATGAGTCCTCTAATAGCTACATTCTTaactttctatgattcaaaAACTTATGTTCTAATCTCTCGTGGTTAACAATTTCAAAGAGTCCTttaataatttcagaaacctacATTCTAGTGTTTCATGGTAAACAATTTCAATAGGCGTTTTAGCATTTAACCCTTAAAATATTTATTGTAAAATTACATTTATAGGTAAGATAATTATGGAATTTACCAAAGAATTGAGCTTGAGAACATGATTAGGAATGCTAATGGGTCgagtattttaaaaatttctctTACCAAATCCTAACCCCTTTCTATGCCTTTTACCAAATCGAATAACTCTGCAGGCTTTAATTCCCTTTACCAAACTCTTTGGTGTGAGGATCcgaaaaagaaattattttatattttatattttattttatttttttgaatgcgttttctttactttaaattattgccttaatttcctagatatttttataagtgagtcaagtttttaaatcatttttcttgtataagttagtACAGGTTAAATTCGTAATGCATTATGGAAGTAAGACCCACTAGTGAGGTGCGTgagataaatttttgaaaattaaaaggagttttgtgcaaacggagattattttataaggtgttaagggataattagaggttgacTAGATATTTTAGCCTTTGGAAGACAAAGAGATGAGGATTAACTATAGCAAACCACTTGTCACAAAAGCCATGGTCCTTTGACTTTGACTAAGACTTTCTTAAccctttaattaacaaaaaatttgGCTAAAAATCCTATCACTTTTCATCTTCCTTTGGCTGTAATTTTGAgtgaggaaaagagagaaaaacttcaacttccaacttccaatcttgcttgaatcttgagttttaaccattaatcttgcaaactactccatgaAAGGTGACATTTAAGGAAGATtaaaggctttggtggagtgatttgggagaAAGAAGCACTTGGTTTCCATTTCTTCTTAGGGTATTAAGGTAACTATATCAAGAAACCATCTTCTCTTTtattacttgcatatgagtagaTTTAGGActtgattttggtagttttcatagaaaatttcatgggttaagTGGTGGTTCGAAAATTTCAACTTTGAGTAATAAATTTTAGCCTTGATATGATGAGTTGAGATTGGCTATGATATAGTACCTTTTCCATGTGAATTTTCTCGgttttatatgttattttggttttattatagaaaatttcagcttgtagaGGAAAATTTCAGCCTAGGGTTTCGATTTTCCAACTTTATTATGGTAGTTCTTGAGTTAGATAATTGGCTATTTAGGGTGATTTTGTGACCTTAAACAAGTGTACTTTATAACCTATAAATTGTTATTGTGATTCAGGTTGAATTGAGATGAATATTGGCGTTGAGTTTGGATGGAAAGGTTtggaaaataaggggaagtgttgctgaaaattttttcctgCAGGAGACTCTGAGCAGTCTTGGAAAATCTGTTaaatcttggtgtagaaaattCCAAATTGAGTTGTacttattgcatttgaaactagatttagaGTGCATTCTAccgtgaaaattttaaaatttttctcaattcttatgaatatctatgattttccAAAGTTCCCTGAATTTTCACACCTACTCTATTTTTCTACCtgatgaagcagcaacttgaaaCTGGAATTTGACAGATTTATAGATAGAATCTTACAAATGTATTTCTAAAAAATTGTAgtcctttgagtctattttccaatggtataaagtttataaattttggacttaagaaccttgagatacgatttttcaaacagTGTCGCGCAAAACtggagaaaattctgttttgtaaAGTTgtttttgcttccatttccaactttaagttggagttgttaaaccattttgaacTTGGCTTTATGATTGGAATTGAGATTTTCTCACAGCTTTGTGCTTTTGAGTTGAATAGTGATTGTTGATTGTTCGAGACTGAGTTTTCCTACTAGCTCTTAGTTATTATTCGAATAGCGCGTAGCATGAAATCCTTATTTGATGGTGCTAAAGGTTTAGTATGGGATGGTAGAACTTATGAAGAAGAATGCTAACTATAACTTGGTACTTGGATGGTGAATTTGTGGCTTTTAGACCACTATGCCTTGTTAACCCCTAGATCACTATTTATACGTGGGTTTTCAATTAAAACTAGGGTGTTTTAAAGAATGAGTGTCTTTTATTTCCGAGTCGCTAGTTGAACGTTTTGACAAGAGTAAACGTTATTATATCACCTTACTATATCCTTGTCTCATTTGAAATCTTATTTTGTCCaatttaaatttgtatttttgacTTTAGCGTCAAAAATTTTTCCTTATGGTTTGAACAAGGATAGGtgattgtcgcgccccattttttgaaaacaaagaaaaataaaagacgagtttagaaaaaatggcttttgatttaatttttggttgagaaatgagtttttgatttttttagaaaataaagaaagatatgggtctaaatgggacttgaaaatgcgacgctttgacccaaaatatagtttaaaaaggattttttgaatgaaaaatggagtcgccacttggtatagagttaaggtgtaccaaatcacctaaaaaatgaatttttaaagaaaaaagttaaaaaccctttttaaacgactccaagtctacgaaaatcagagaaaaggattcgggagtcacatttgaagaaagagaaggcaatgataagaatccaaggtaccctttcaacctagccaagactagttgcgcgatttagtcaaagattttcttattttacccttaagatttatcacatttggatgtactatatgatgCATACGTACCCTAGACCTAGAAGGGTGTTAGggggggtcgaaatgtatcttcaaagcttacttggtaccaatcacattaattgtgacgcccaataaagactcttcgaagaagtcacgaataatgcaagacatgagactcgaaagaaagaaaaagtaagaaaataataatatataaatgtgtatgacctaaaggaatgcatcataatgggtgcgggggacttatactcgtgactttcaatgttccctttaatagagggaatacgagcgtgctaaggttagaaaagccatactcgtccatatcccatatccaagggttttcctaatctagcaatcaaatgatctaacctagtttctaatttcctaaatgaaatgcaatctaatgtcatgtttcatgcaTACGATTATAAGAAATAGGGGATATGGATATGAGAGGGAATATGAGATAGGGGATATAAATAGAAGGGGATATGGGATAAAGGATACACACATATAAGAAAAGTGTCATGCAGCAtggtaaaaaccctaaaattgaaaacatgcatgagatgaggtgattttatcacacaaccatgatctaacgctcgaggggctcctaagggtctagcgttggattaacccatgtctacaatttctcactagcattggactagtgagaaaagtcgaaacaaagggccacaactagcattggactagtgtggattcgagaaattgaccacagctagcattggactagtgtggtgacgtcacacatcggttacaatcaaataaatcatgtaatacctaataaaagcatgtaaacacacaaatcacatatagcacataacacataagcatgatatctagatgcaagaccctaagaaagcggtaacacatagcacatagacatgcaaaacacacataagacaaataaagcaaataaagctctaactattacattcgggggaagcctactacaatctaagaggggaaacggaataaaataaataaaataataacctagctattacaactttggcattcaagtgcctttcaaatgatcgaaattgaaaatagctatacaaaactaaaacaaataaagtggataaataaataaataaataaaatgaaaacattcaaaaggcatgcaattaagcacataaatcacatagacacatagggtcaaataaagtgaaaatgagggatagagtgtacctcccttgcaatggtaatcaaatgaagaaaaaatagcttcaaaacaataaaagggtcaatgcaccaattaaatagtaaagtataaacaaaattaccaaatccctcccaattgcaacttaaatgaaatcaaataacacataatttccaagaaagtaaaattattggtcaaatttctaaaaatagaaaaactaccaaggacccaattgcaaatattaaccaatcacTCAAGCCTAATTAACACATTTTGGGAACTCAAAGGTCCACCAGTGATACTTTTGACTAAAAACTTGCACTTGGGGGTTCGGCTACTTTATTCAAATGTTTTAAAATGATGAATTTCTTTAGTTTACTTACTCTATATATTTGATCACAGGTTTCGAAAGCGAACCCGCAGATCCTTTCATTGAGGAAAGTTAATTTTTCTAAACGCGATGAGTATTCCAACTGCATGTTCCATACTCATTGTTGCTAGAAATTTGctaaacacttgatttgacatttcattggcgagtatgtactttatcacacttgaccTAATttgactaaacacttgatatctcattcatgcatgtacaagtaacttgatttgcatatgacctgtatattgacttgaaatacttgaaatgcctGAAAATGTGACTTGTTGGGCATTACTTATGACTTGGTCatggctaggcgagtgtgtccttATTCGGAGCGGTCTGGCAAGTTGGGCAACTTTGGGTAAAGGATGAAGTTCCTAACTTGTTTTCTCCTGACTGAAATTCTTGATTTGAACTTGTGACATTTTTGAATACGGAGCGTTTAGTGAAAACTAATGTCTCCAATCATTTCGTGCGTGAGCGTTGGATGACAGCCAACGACTCCACtcttgaatatctgaatacttggggGTTTAACTCAGATCATGAATATTTGAATATCTAGACCTGTAAGTCCAACCCAAggctagttggtcgaatcgacCCGGTAAGGGTTTGGTGGACGAGATCGACGAATCTTGGATATTTCTttgacgttcgggcccggtagggggatgatCGGCGGACGGAGATTGACCTTTAGTGGTGATCTATGGATATTATAATTTcatggttgacggagagtcaacagaCCCTGGACAAGTTGCCGTGGAATCTGCTCCTGAGAGCAGCCTATATCCTTTAGCATGAACGTGTTTTTTACTGTATACCATTGCATGATCTATCTGATTACCTGTTTTATTATACATTATGTCATACTCTATTTGGGTTTGACTTAATGGTATCATGTCTACTATTTTACCTGCCTGTTTGCTTGGAACACTGGGTTTCTACCTCattacttttagtttgttttctttaGCAGGCATTGGCAATAGGGAAGCGGGGAAAATAGACGGTTCGAGAGTTGACATCTAGCTTTAAGTAACTTACCATTTTAGTTGTACTTGGTGATTTGATTAAATGACTTAGAGTTTATTCGTTCGATTATATGTATATAAGTAGGGATAATTTAGAACATTGGATGGTCTGTAATGTTTAACCATGAAGTTTTGATGCCCATTTTACGGTTAATACTATTGGAGTTTGGaaattgttattattttatGAGAttcgtgagtgagtcctgacgagagttgggcaggcagtccatcaaacccttgggtacgccctagagGAAGGTGGGACTATCACAGGTAGTatcagagccgtttcgcgtggtctctgcgcaggGTGAGTTTGgggtcaagtggtgttatggtcccgatTATGTGAATAAGTGTAAAGGACTTGGTGCTCTTCTAGGGCGTAAACTGTGAATCATGACTGTTATAGACGTAAAACCTTTATTATGAtatttgaggaagatagatatgtacgtcaggtagaaatctctaatatgggtgatttactcttggaacCGGATTTtcgattcttgtacccgagtaccaaaaagtggagagcactagaataagggtcggtatcttgattgcacttgaggtaagttttgatggcaaaggtCAAGACTCGGAAGATTCTAACATTTGACCTAGGAATTAAACTGATCGAAAGGATTGGATCTAGGAATgctatcatggactaatctagTAATAGTCTGGTTAGGGTTTCTATAGACGGTGGTTAGATTGTAGTGTATGTTGAAAAATTAGCACTGAAAACCTGTTTCCCTTCTCCTATGAATGTGAGGAATTGATaagtgtttacttgattttgagGCGGTTTAACTACAACTATATAGGTATTTATACCCCTCTTGTGATATTAGATACCTGTAGTTTGGT
The Coffea arabica cultivar ET-39 chromosome 6c, Coffea Arabica ET-39 HiFi, whole genome shotgun sequence genome window above contains:
- the LOC140008706 gene encoding uncharacterized protein, with amino-acid sequence MSETSSDSTINPQTTASSSKNRIESLKTGVDSHSIQITTIRLNGDNFLRWSQAVRMYIRGRGKMGYLTGETKAPICTDPAYATWDAENSMVMTWLVNSMEEDISSNYMCYSTAQELWENINQMYSDLGNQSRIFELTLKIGDLRQGEDTVTKYFNSLKRIWQDLDLFNSYEWKSTEDFQHHKKTVEDSRIFKFLAGLNVEFDEVRGRIIGRQPLPSIGEVFSEVRREESRRNVMLGKKGPGIAVEGSALEVASSFKTSTYPRRTGEKFSEKSQVWCDYCNKPRHTRDTCWKLHGKPPNWKNKGGEKSGRGVPTANEADAGPFTKEQMEHLLMLLKSSSTSSDFPNASMAHTGIGSKALFNSFLSNSSTFPSPWIIDSGASDHMTNSFKLFQSYTPCSGNKKIKVADGGFSPVAGKGSIQISKNVNLKSVLHVPKLASSLLSVSKLTKDSNCLAIFDESHCAFQDKNSRMTIGRARMINGLYCLEDNSPSAQIAQEYSSNISVSAYEQIMGENSSESNFWETEALPTIIFETDKETKIPQFDSAETDIGLSDMEILRREKNRSNLEPVVYTRRNIFKKGEGPLMSPAPVHEKSSREVCPNTSGNTSPFFSSAVPESDPVLNLPTQESDLDLPIAIRKGTRTCTRHPISKYVSYDNLSPKYRAFTTEISKLVIPRNIKEALVDQNWKSAVFEEMEALRKNDTWDVVELPREKKIVGCKWVFTVKSKADGTVERYKARLVAKGFTQTHGIDYQETFAPVAKINSIRVLLSLAINANWPLYQLDVKNAFLNGDLEEEVFMSLPPGFVDKYGVGKVCKLKKSLYGLKQSPRAWFERFSKVVKKFGFLQSQADHTLFYRHSKEGKVAILIVYVDDIILTGDDCGGLENLKKFLAKEFEIKDLGNLKYFLGMEFARSKEGIVVSQKKYVLDLLKETGMMGCRPAETPMEPNLKLQPASVEKVRDREKFQRLVGRLIYLSHTRPDIAFPVSIVSQFMHSPGSEHFEAIHRILRYLKGTPGKGIFFKARGHLQVEAYTDADWAGCITDRRSTSGYCTYVGGNLVTWRSKKQNVVARSSAEAEFRAVAQGICEVIWIRRILQELKVSEVLPMKLYCDNKAAISIAHNPVLHDRTKHVEVDKHFIKEKIEGGVVCMTYVPTRDQVADLLTKSLPKKQFDLLVSKLVMKDIFKPA